A single region of the Chelonia mydas isolate rCheMyd1 chromosome 4, rCheMyd1.pri.v2, whole genome shotgun sequence genome encodes:
- the FGG gene encoding fibrinogen gamma chain isoform X2 codes for MVLNLHSWTTVHLLSLLFSACMAYIATRENCCILDERFGNYCPTTCGIADFLNKYHPDVDKQLQVLENLLQQITNSSVVTEQLIRQIRILSPAEKQTQPNVIDSFTQKTRKIIDEIIRYENTIVEHENTIQQLTDMLILNTNKISQLKQKTNQLASQCQEPCRDTVEILDTTGRDCQDIAHKGARHSGLYFIKPLGAKQQFLVYCEIDTFGNGWTVFQRRLDGSVDFKKNWVQYKEGFGHLSPDDQTEYWLGNEKIHLITTQSTIPYALRIELEDWENKRSTADYAVFKVGPEADKYRLTYAYFVAGGEAGDALDGFDFGDDPSDKFFTSHNGMQFSTYDSDNDKFNGNCAEQDGAGWWMNRCHAGNLNGKYYTGGTYSAKDVGPAGYDNGIIWATWRSRWYSMKETTMKVIPFNRLSIGEGQQHNLGGSKQVGDI; via the exons ATGGTGCTGAATTTACACAGCTGGACTACTGTGCATCTCCTGTCCTTACTCTTTTCAGCTTGCATGGCA TATATTGCTACCAGAGAAAACTGCTGCATCTTAGATGAACGATTT GGTAACTATTGCCCAACTACATGCGGCATTGCAGACTTCTTGAATAAATACCACCCTGATGTGGATAAGCAGCTGCAGGTCCTTGAAAATCTCTTGCAGCAGATCACTAACTCTTCTGTTGTAACGGAACAGTTGATCCGCCAAATCCGAATCCTCAGCCCCGCAGAGAAACAGACTCAGCCAA ATGTGATCGACAGTTTTACTCAAAAAACCAGGAAAATAATTGATGAAATTATCAGATATGAAAACACTATTGTGGAACATGAAAATACTATACA GCAACTGACAGATATGTTGATATTAAACACGAACAAGATTTCACAGCTAAAACAGAAGACTAATCAGCTTGCGTCACAATGTCAGGAGCCATGTAGAGACACAGTCGAAATACTGGATACAACTGGAAGAG ATTGTCAAGACATTGCACATAAAGGTGCCAGACACAGTGGTCTTTACTTCATCAAACCTCTAGGAGCTAAGCAACAGTTCCTAGTCTATTGTGAGATTGACACATTTGGCAATGGATGGACAGTGTTCCAGAGA AGACTTGATGGGAGCGTGGACTTCAAGAAAAATTGGGTTCAGTACAAAGAAGGATTTGGACACCTGTCACCAGATGACCAGACAGAGTACTGGCTGGGAAATGAAAAGATTCATTTAATAACCACTCAGTCTACTATTCCATATGCCTTAAGGATAGAACTGGAAGACTGGGAGAATAAAAGAAG TACTGCAGACTATGCTGTGTTCAAAGTGGGACCTGAAGCAGACAAGTACCGACTGACCTATGCCTATTTTGTTGCTGGCGGTGAAGCTGGGGATGCCCTCGATGGTTTTGATTTTGGAGATGATCCCAGTGACAAATTTTTTACATCCCATAATGGCATGCAATTCAGTACCTATGATAGTGACAATGATAAATTTAATGGCAATTGTGCTGAGCAGGATGGAGCAGGATGGTGGATGAATAGATGTCATGCTGGTAACCTCAATGGAAAATATTATACAG GTGGCACTTACTCAGCAAAAGATGTTGGTCCAGCTGGATACGATAATGGGATTATCTGGGCAACCTGGCGTTCTCGGTGGTATTCCATGAAGGAAACTACGATGAAAGTCATCCCATTCAATAGACTTTCAATAGGAGAAGGACAGCAGCACAACTTAGGTGGCTCCAAACAG GTTGGAGACATTTAA
- the FGG gene encoding fibrinogen gamma chain isoform X1 — MVLNLHSWTTVHLLSLLFSACMAYIATRENCCILDERFGNYCPTTCGIADFLNKYHPDVDKQLQVLENLLQQITNSSVVTEQLIRQIRILSPAEKQTQPNVIDSFTQKTRKIIDEIIRYENTIVEHENTIQQLTDMLILNTNKISQLKQKTNQLASQCQEPCRDTVEILDTTGRDCQDIAHKGARHSGLYFIKPLGAKQQFLVYCEIDTFGNGWTVFQRRLDGSVDFKKNWVQYKEGFGHLSPDDQTEYWLGNEKIHLITTQSTIPYALRIELEDWENKRSTADYAVFKVGPEADKYRLTYAYFVAGGEAGDALDGFDFGDDPSDKFFTSHNGMQFSTYDSDNDKFNGNCAEQDGAGWWMNRCHAGNLNGKYYTGGTYSAKDVGPAGYDNGIIWATWRSRWYSMKETTMKVIPFNRLSIGEGQQHNLGGSKQVGLDGRGDI; from the exons ATGGTGCTGAATTTACACAGCTGGACTACTGTGCATCTCCTGTCCTTACTCTTTTCAGCTTGCATGGCA TATATTGCTACCAGAGAAAACTGCTGCATCTTAGATGAACGATTT GGTAACTATTGCCCAACTACATGCGGCATTGCAGACTTCTTGAATAAATACCACCCTGATGTGGATAAGCAGCTGCAGGTCCTTGAAAATCTCTTGCAGCAGATCACTAACTCTTCTGTTGTAACGGAACAGTTGATCCGCCAAATCCGAATCCTCAGCCCCGCAGAGAAACAGACTCAGCCAA ATGTGATCGACAGTTTTACTCAAAAAACCAGGAAAATAATTGATGAAATTATCAGATATGAAAACACTATTGTGGAACATGAAAATACTATACA GCAACTGACAGATATGTTGATATTAAACACGAACAAGATTTCACAGCTAAAACAGAAGACTAATCAGCTTGCGTCACAATGTCAGGAGCCATGTAGAGACACAGTCGAAATACTGGATACAACTGGAAGAG ATTGTCAAGACATTGCACATAAAGGTGCCAGACACAGTGGTCTTTACTTCATCAAACCTCTAGGAGCTAAGCAACAGTTCCTAGTCTATTGTGAGATTGACACATTTGGCAATGGATGGACAGTGTTCCAGAGA AGACTTGATGGGAGCGTGGACTTCAAGAAAAATTGGGTTCAGTACAAAGAAGGATTTGGACACCTGTCACCAGATGACCAGACAGAGTACTGGCTGGGAAATGAAAAGATTCATTTAATAACCACTCAGTCTACTATTCCATATGCCTTAAGGATAGAACTGGAAGACTGGGAGAATAAAAGAAG TACTGCAGACTATGCTGTGTTCAAAGTGGGACCTGAAGCAGACAAGTACCGACTGACCTATGCCTATTTTGTTGCTGGCGGTGAAGCTGGGGATGCCCTCGATGGTTTTGATTTTGGAGATGATCCCAGTGACAAATTTTTTACATCCCATAATGGCATGCAATTCAGTACCTATGATAGTGACAATGATAAATTTAATGGCAATTGTGCTGAGCAGGATGGAGCAGGATGGTGGATGAATAGATGTCATGCTGGTAACCTCAATGGAAAATATTATACAG GTGGCACTTACTCAGCAAAAGATGTTGGTCCAGCTGGATACGATAATGGGATTATCTGGGCAACCTGGCGTTCTCGGTGGTATTCCATGAAGGAAACTACGATGAAAGTCATCCCATTCAATAGACTTTCAATAGGAGAAGGACAGCAGCACAACTTAGGTGGCTCCAAACAGGTTGGATTAGATGGCCGAGGCGATATTTAG